In Deltaproteobacteria bacterium, the following proteins share a genomic window:
- a CDS encoding helix-turn-helix domain-containing protein, which produces MGVSYISLIDRMRKAAKLKNDSAIARTLGITPQALSNYKKRGEIPADLVLKFADMFGLSVDWLLTGEGEMYKSNLASSKTGGAAYAAEEAGSYGKTTAEGLAKITECAALTPDEIIYVGKLLKILRGYNKSAVAAIKYSIDTFSKASESAEEEIKKEGAR; this is translated from the coding sequence ATGGGAGTAAGCTACATATCACTTATCGACAGGATGAGGAAGGCGGCCAAACTCAAGAACGACTCGGCCATAGCAAGGACACTGGGCATAACGCCTCAGGCCCTCTCAAACTACAAGAAGCGCGGCGAGATCCCGGCGGACCTCGTCCTCAAGTTCGCCGACATGTTCGGCCTCTCCGTGGACTGGCTCCTTACGGGAGAGGGCGAGATGTACAAGAGCAACCTGGCGTCATCGAAGACCGGCGGTGCGGCCTACGCGGCCGAGGAGGCGGGCAGCTACGGCAAGACGACCGCCGAGGGACTGGCCAAGATAACCGAGTGCGCAGCCCTCACGCCCGACGAGATAATCTACGTGGGCAAGCTGCTCAAGATCCTCAGGGGCTACAACAAGTCGGCCGTCGCCGCCATCAAGTACAGCATAGACACCTTCAGCAAGGCCTCCGAGTCGGCCGAAGAGGAGAT